DNA from Paraphotobacterium marinum:
CCTAGCCTTAACAGTGCTCTACCCCCAGTAGTATTCGTCCGAGGCGCTACCTAAATAGCTTTCGGGGAGAACCAGCTATCTCCAGGTTTGATTGGCCTTTCACCCCTAGCCACAAGTCATCCGCTAATTTTTCAACATTAGTCGGTTCGGTCCTCCAGTAAGTGTTACCTCACCTTCAACCTGCCCATGGCTAGATCACCTGGTTTCGGGTCTAATCCTAGCAACTATTCGCCCAGTTAAGACTCGGTTTCCCTACGGCTCCCCTATTCGGTTAACCTTGCTACTAAAATTAAGTCGTTGACCCATTATACAAAAGGTACGCAGTCACCCCACGAAGGGGCTCCCACTGCTTGTACGTACACGGTTTCAGGTTCTATTTCACTCCCCTCACAGGGGTTCTTTTCGCCTTTCCCTCACGGTACTGGTTCACTATCGGTCAGTCAGGAGTATTTAGCCTTGGAGGATGGTCCCCCCATATTCAGACAAGATGTCACGTGTCCCGTCCTACTCGATTTCATTATCATTGCGCCTTCAGCTACGGGGCTATCACCCTGTACCGCAGAATTTTCCAAAACTTTCGCCTAGCACAATGAAAACTTAAGGGCTGGTCCGGTTTCGCTCGCCGCTACTACCGGAATCTCGGTTGATTTCTTTTCCTCGGGGTACTTAGATGTTTCAGTTCCCCCGGTTCGCCTCCTAAACCTATGTATTCAGTTTAGGATAACTGCTTATGCAGTTGGGTTTCCCCATTCGGAAATCGTAGACTCAAGTGGCTCTTACTGCCTTATCTACGCTTATCGCAAGTTAGTACGTCCTTCATCGCCTCTGACTGCCAAGGCATCCACCGTGTACGCTTAGTCACTTAACCATACAACCCCAAAGGGTCTCACGTATGTCTAAACAACCAAGGTTCTTTGTTTCGCCGGATCTTAAAAATACAAGACACTTGATGTGTTTTGCTTTTTGAGAACTCTTCTAACTCTCGTTAGAATTATTTTACTAGTCAGCTTTCCAAATTGTTAAAGAGCATCTTTAAAATAACCAAATAATCTGTGTGGACACTGCATCAATATAGTCTTTAAGGTAAGGAGGTGATCCAGCCCCAGGTTCCCCTAGGGCTACCTTGTTACGACTTCACCCCAGTCATGAACCACACCGTGGTAAACGCCCTCCCGAAGGTTAAGCTATCTACTTCTGGTGCAGCCCACTCCCATGGTGTGACGGGCGGTGTGTACAAGGCCCGGGAACGTATTCACCGTGGCATTCTGATCCACGATTACTAGCGATTCCGACTTCATGGAGTCGAGTTGCAGACTCCAATCCGGACTACGACATACTTTATGGGATTCGCTCACTCTCGCGAGTTGGCAGCCCTCTGTATATGCCATTGTAGCACGTGTGTAGCCCTACTCGTAAGGGCCATGATGACTTGACGTCGTCCCCACCTTCCTCCGGTTTATCACCGGCAGTCTCCCTGGAGTTCCCACCCGAAGTGCTGGCAAACAAGGATAAGGGTTGCGCTCGTTGCGGGACTTAACCCAACATTTCACAACACGAGCTGACGACAGCCATGCAGCACCTGTCTCAGAGTTCCCGAAGGCACCCTTCTATCTCTAAAAGGTTCTCTGGATGTCAAGAGTAGGTAAGGTTCTTCGCGTTGCATCGAATTAAACCACATGCTCCACCGCTTGTGCGGGCCCCCGTCAATTCATTTGAGTTTTAATCTTGCGACCGTACTCCCCAGGCGGTCTACTTAACGCGTTAGCTCCGAAAGCCACGATTCAAGATCACAACCTTCAAGTAGACATCGTTTACGGCGTGGACTACCAGGGTATCTAATCCTGTTTGCTCCCCACGCTTTCGCATCTGAGCGTCAGTCTTTGTCCAGGGGGCCGCCTTCGCCACCGGTATTCCTTCAGATCTCTACGCATTTCACCGCTACACCTGAAATTCTACCCCCCTCTACAAGACTCTAGTTTACCAGTTCCAAATGCAATTCCCAGGTTAAGCCCGGGGCTTTCACATCTGGCTTAATAAACCGCCTGCATGCGCTTTACGCCCAGTAATTCCGATTAACGCTCGCACCCTCCGTATTACCGCGGCTGCTGGCACGGAGTTAGCCGGTGCTTCTTCTGTTGCTAACGTCAAATGATAACGCTATTAACGCTACCACCTTCCTCACAACTGAAAGTACTTTACAACCCGAAGGCCTTCTTCATACACGCGGCATGGCTGCATCAGGGTTTCCCCCATTGTGCAATATTCCCCACTGCTGCCTCCCGTAGGAGTCTGGACCGTGTCTCAGTTCCAGTGTGGCTGATCATCCTCTCAAACCAGCTAGGGATCGTCGCCTTGGTGAGCCCTTACCTCACCAACTAGCTAATCCCACCTGGGCTAATCCTAATGCGAGAGGCCCGAAGGTCCCCCCCTTTGCTCCGTAGAGATTATGCGGTATTAGCCATCGTTTCCAATGGTTATCCCCCACATTAGGGCATATTCCCAGGCATTACTCACCCGTCCGCCGCTCGTCAGCAAGAGAGCAAGCTCTCCCCTGTTACCGCTCGACTTGCATGTGTTAGGCCTGCCGCCAGCGTTCAATCTGAGCCATGATCAAACTCTTCAATTAAAGTTTTGGCTCAATGAATTCTGATTAATAAATTGACTGTGATGAATATCTCTATTCATTTCGGTCACTCAGCTCATTGATAATTCTTTTTTAATGACTATCATTCACGAGTGCCCACACAGATTATCTGGTTATATTTTTAAAGAACTTACTAAAAAATTTTCTTTATTATCTCTTAGTGGAAGTGCATTATAGAGACTAATAGAATTATAGCAAGCACTTATTTTATTTTTTTTTTAACTGTTGTTTTATTAAGCTAAACAAATTAAAAAGGCACTTATGAACACTAATATTAGAAAATATAAAGATTACAACCCTTTGATAAATCACACTAGTTATATAGACCAATCATCAGTCGTAATAGGACAAGTAATTATTCATGAAAATTGTAGTATTTGGCCAAATGTTACGATTCGAGGGGATGTCAATAAAATTGAAATTAAGAAAAACTCCAACATTCAAGATAATTCAGTTATCCATGTAACAAGAAAATCTCCAGATAATCCAGAAGGAATTAATACTCATATTGGAGAAAATGTGACTATTGGACACAATTGTACTATTCATGGAAGTCAAATATCTCACAATGTATTAATTGGGATGAGCT
Protein-coding regions in this window:
- a CDS encoding gamma carbonic anhydrase family protein is translated as MNTNIRKYKDYNPLINHTSYIDQSSVVIGQVIIHENCSIWPNVTIRGDVNKIEIKKNSNIQDNSVIHVTRKSPDNPEGINTHIGENVTIGHNCTIHGSQISHNVLIGMSSVLLDNCIIKKDVIIGAGSLISQNFVAESGWLYYGRPVKKYES